Proteins from a single region of Weeksella virosa DSM 16922:
- a CDS encoding dihydrofolate reductase produces MLHLVVAIASNHAIGKGNQMLWHLPKDFLHFKKITTGHPIIMGRKTFESIGRPLPNRVNIVISRDRNYSADGIQVVHSLREAIEKGYKLDEDLYVIGGGEIYRQAMEFADKIYLTEVHHEFEGDTFFPEIDDEKWVEVDREHHLKDDKHLYSYDFVEYLRR; encoded by the coding sequence ATGCTACATCTCGTAGTCGCAATTGCAAGTAATCATGCGATAGGGAAGGGGAATCAGATGCTTTGGCATTTACCAAAAGATTTTCTACATTTCAAGAAAATCACTACCGGACATCCGATAATTATGGGTAGGAAAACATTCGAATCAATTGGTAGACCTTTACCCAACCGAGTAAATATTGTGATTTCGCGAGACCGCAATTACTCTGCAGATGGAATACAGGTCGTTCATTCGTTGCGAGAAGCTATAGAAAAAGGCTATAAGTTGGATGAGGATCTTTACGTGATTGGTGGTGGAGAAATTTATCGCCAAGCAATGGAGTTTGCCGATAAAATCTATCTCACCGAAGTGCATCACGAATTTGAAGGGGATACATTTTTCCCAGAAATTGATGATGAAAAATGGGTAGAAGTAGACCGTGAACATCATCTAAAAGATGATAAACATCTTTATAGTTATGATTTTGTAGAATATCTAAGAAGATAA
- a CDS encoding copper resistance protein NlpE N-terminal domain-containing protein, giving the protein MKKNTIFGLSALLILLVACEKKENSVQETPIVTETVDSIKHDSVQPLAEQPAESEKFQGKLGNSSNSITYTITLNPDESYIYQTKDDKTGEVLITTGVYDLKDDGKTLLLGNISDGPNAFRIEGDKLIEVDKNGNPKVSNGEVHYILIKK; this is encoded by the coding sequence ATGAAAAAAAATACTATTTTCGGTCTTTCTGCTTTATTAATTCTTTTAGTAGCTTGCGAAAAGAAAGAAAATTCGGTTCAAGAAACCCCGATCGTAACAGAAACTGTAGATTCGATCAAGCATGATTCTGTTCAGCCATTAGCAGAACAACCAGCAGAAAGTGAAAAATTCCAAGGAAAACTTGGAAATTCTTCTAATTCGATTACCTATACCATAACTCTGAATCCGGACGAAAGTTATATATATCAAACCAAAGACGATAAAACAGGTGAAGTTCTAATAACAACGGGGGTTTATGATCTGAAAGATGATGGTAAAACCCTATTGTTGGGCAATATTTCAGATGGTCCAAATGCTTTCCGAATAGAAGGCGATAAGCTGATCGAAGTAGACAAAAACGGAAACCCAAAAGTAAGCAACGGCGAGGTTCATTATATTTTAATAAAAAAATAA
- a CDS encoding nucleoside-diphosphate kinase, producing the protein MANITFTMIKPDAVAKGHIGDILKDITDAGFTIKAMKMTQLAKQDAEAFYAIHKERPFFGELVEFMTSGPIVAAVLEKENAVEDFRTLIGATNPKEAAEGTIRNKYAESIDANAVHGSDSDENAAIEAAFHFAKKEIF; encoded by the coding sequence ATGGCAAACATTACCTTTACCATGATCAAGCCCGATGCAGTAGCAAAAGGGCATATTGGTGATATTTTAAAAGATATTACCGATGCAGGCTTCACAATCAAAGCAATGAAAATGACTCAATTAGCGAAGCAAGATGCAGAAGCTTTTTATGCAATACACAAAGAGAGACCTTTCTTTGGTGAGTTGGTAGAATTCATGACATCGGGCCCAATCGTAGCAGCAGTTCTAGAAAAAGAAAACGCAGTAGAAGATTTCCGCACATTGATCGGAGCAACGAATCCGAAAGAAGCAGCTGAAGGAACAATCCGTAACAAATACGCAGAGTCAATCGATGCGAACGCTGTTCATGGTTCTGATAGTGATGAGAATGCTGCGATTGAAGCTGCCTTTCATTTCGCAAAGAAAGAAATTTTCTAA
- a CDS encoding outer membrane beta-barrel family protein, translating to MKLRKLSLVFAFTMLSFYGYAQQGEGKITGQIQNEKTENLPLVNVSVFDPITGEFITEADSDENGTFTIEEIADGKYKVKIIEFGYQPIERTVEVKDGQFAMGQITLIQQVGSTIELKGAFVRAQVSQYRNEIDKRVVEVGNDLVSGGATAVAVLNNIPSVNVDQQTGNISLRGNENVNVYLDGKPSSLSAAELLKQLPSNQIQRVEIITNPSAKYEADGKSGIINIITIKQKNKGYNIGLNLGVEHGEKTRHTSAVNANLNVGSFNFFGNFNYNHSPSWNEGSITNQTVNEIQDFYIYNRAKNINYKLGFDWFISDKTALTIYTNQYDNKWDGNFDSYILSGGQKYLNVSDIKSKFTAGDYSLNLKHDFDKENHNIVLDAFYSNSKTPDNRLMTDQYERPLSYHEARKDDNSNLRINLDYENQIIDGGKIEAGIQFRQEKKDNTFSSSKQMIDINHNPIFDSQGNAVNEGAMFDFTRNFYSVYLNYKQKFGKFGMQVGLRGEQTEDDAAYSVNPDVEGNYKKDYFDLFPSAFLTYDITDRGQLTANYSRRITRPGIYQLTPVRRWSSPLMTHQGNPELKPEYTDAFELGLLQQLKKGSVSANAFYRHTKDNIMFSMKNNPDKEGQVIQTAENYSKTNEYGFEASFNYRLAKWFSTFVAGDWTSMNFFNTNLKGELEDMRTNRFTARMSNTFTLSKNFSIQHFAFYQGPFENFQGKMHEMWRMDLGVRYSFIDGRASLSARMNDVLDTMKAQFDMTSPYVGTGQFQWESQTFYVGFTYNFGGKVRTRKEVQQNKTQAESGISLQ from the coding sequence ATGAAACTAAGGAAACTATCGCTGGTATTTGCATTTACAATGTTGTCTTTTTATGGATACGCACAACAGGGTGAAGGGAAGATTACAGGTCAAATCCAGAATGAAAAAACAGAAAATTTACCATTGGTTAATGTGAGTGTATTCGACCCAATAACGGGTGAGTTTATTACAGAAGCTGATTCTGATGAAAACGGAACTTTCACGATCGAAGAGATAGCAGATGGGAAGTACAAAGTGAAAATAATAGAGTTTGGTTATCAACCAATCGAACGTACGGTAGAGGTAAAAGACGGGCAGTTTGCAATGGGGCAAATAACTTTGATACAGCAAGTCGGCTCTACCATAGAGCTGAAAGGAGCTTTTGTGCGTGCACAAGTTTCGCAGTACCGTAATGAGATTGATAAGCGCGTGGTTGAAGTAGGGAACGATTTGGTAAGTGGCGGAGCAACAGCTGTTGCAGTACTCAATAATATTCCTTCGGTGAATGTAGATCAACAAACGGGGAATATTTCTCTACGCGGTAACGAAAATGTAAATGTTTATCTCGACGGGAAACCTTCTTCTCTTTCGGCGGCTGAATTATTGAAACAATTACCCTCTAATCAGATCCAGAGAGTAGAAATCATTACCAATCCTTCGGCAAAATATGAGGCAGATGGAAAGTCTGGAATTATCAATATCATTACTATTAAACAAAAGAATAAAGGCTACAATATAGGCCTGAATTTGGGTGTAGAACACGGCGAAAAAACACGCCATACGTCTGCGGTGAATGCAAACCTGAACGTTGGTAGCTTCAATTTTTTTGGGAATTTTAATTACAACCACAGTCCTTCATGGAACGAAGGTAGTATAACCAACCAAACCGTTAACGAAATCCAAGATTTTTATATCTACAACCGAGCAAAAAACATTAATTATAAACTTGGGTTCGATTGGTTTATCAGTGATAAAACAGCCCTAACTATTTATACCAATCAATACGATAATAAATGGGACGGAAACTTTGACAGCTATATTTTGAGTGGAGGACAAAAATATCTAAATGTTTCGGATATCAAGTCGAAGTTTACAGCAGGTGATTATAGTCTGAATTTGAAGCATGATTTCGATAAAGAAAATCACAACATTGTTTTGGATGCTTTTTACTCAAACTCGAAAACTCCAGACAACCGTCTAATGACCGACCAATACGAACGTCCATTATCTTATCATGAGGCAAGAAAAGATGACAATTCGAATCTACGTATCAATTTAGATTACGAAAATCAAATCATTGATGGAGGAAAAATAGAAGCAGGAATTCAGTTCCGTCAAGAAAAAAAAGACAATACCTTTTCGTCGAGTAAACAAATGATTGACATCAATCACAACCCTATTTTCGACTCTCAAGGAAATGCGGTAAATGAAGGTGCAATGTTCGACTTTACACGTAATTTTTATTCAGTGTATTTAAATTACAAACAAAAATTCGGAAAATTTGGTATGCAAGTAGGGCTACGAGGTGAGCAAACCGAAGACGATGCTGCGTATAGTGTGAATCCCGATGTAGAAGGCAATTACAAAAAAGACTATTTCGATCTGTTTCCATCAGCTTTCTTAACGTATGATATTACCGATCGTGGGCAATTGACTGCAAACTATAGCCGTAGAATTACGCGTCCCGGAATCTATCAACTAACGCCAGTTAGACGCTGGTCTTCACCTTTGATGACGCATCAAGGAAATCCAGAACTGAAACCAGAATATACCGATGCTTTCGAGTTGGGATTATTACAACAACTGAAAAAAGGATCAGTTTCTGCCAATGCATTTTATCGTCATACCAAAGACAATATCATGTTTAGTATGAAGAATAATCCAGACAAAGAAGGTCAAGTAATTCAGACCGCAGAAAATTATAGTAAGACGAATGAATATGGTTTCGAGGCTAGTTTCAATTATCGTTTGGCTAAATGGTTTTCTACTTTTGTAGCCGGAGATTGGACATCGATGAACTTTTTCAATACCAATTTGAAAGGAGAATTAGAAGACATGCGCACCAACCGTTTCACTGCACGTATGAGCAATACGTTCACTTTGTCCAAAAACTTTAGTATACAGCATTTTGCTTTTTATCAAGGACCTTTCGAAAATTTCCAGGGAAAAATGCACGAAATGTGGCGAATGGATTTAGGAGTACGATATAGCTTTATCGACGGTCGAGCAAGTCTTAGTGCAAGAATGAATGATGTTTTAGATACCATGAAAGCACAATTTGATATGACATCACCTTACGTGGGAACAGGACAATTCCAGTGGGAATCTCAGACCTTCTACGTAGGATTTACTTATAATTTTGGCGGGAAAGTGCGTACACGAAAAGAAGTGCAACAAAACAAAACCCAAGCAGAAAGCGGAATTTCTTTACAATAA
- a CDS encoding Rossmann-like and DUF2520 domain-containing protein, giving the protein MKSIVILGAGNVAFHLTRALIENTFNVRQIFNRTLENAREIGEAHRIPYTDKISELEKAELYIIACADSGIEEFSHYIPFDDTLVVHTSGSSPVNVLKGDYRKGVIYPLQTFSKDRKLRYDEIPFFVEADDKADEEALYKLCSKISNEVHVLPHAKRMQVQMCGVWANNFVNHLFYIANEICKENDLPFDVLRPLIKETASKIETLAPYDAQTGPAKRGDDVIINRHLDLLQNDSRLLEIYQVLTKSIKRTYDRD; this is encoded by the coding sequence TTGAAATCAATAGTTATTTTGGGAGCAGGCAATGTTGCTTTCCATCTTACCCGAGCCTTGATAGAAAACACTTTCAATGTTCGACAAATATTCAACCGAACCCTAGAAAATGCCCGAGAAATTGGTGAAGCGCATCGTATACCTTACACCGATAAAATCTCTGAATTAGAAAAAGCAGAGCTTTATATCATTGCATGTGCCGATTCTGGTATAGAAGAATTTTCACATTACATACCGTTCGACGATACATTGGTAGTACACACCTCTGGTTCATCGCCGGTTAATGTACTGAAAGGTGATTACCGAAAGGGCGTGATTTATCCGTTGCAAACTTTCTCAAAAGATAGAAAACTTCGGTACGATGAAATTCCGTTTTTTGTAGAAGCAGACGACAAAGCAGACGAAGAAGCATTGTACAAGTTGTGTTCTAAAATTTCGAACGAAGTTCATGTTCTTCCACACGCAAAGAGAATGCAAGTTCAAATGTGTGGTGTTTGGGCAAATAATTTTGTGAATCATCTTTTTTATATTGCCAATGAAATTTGCAAAGAAAACGACTTACCGTTTGATGTTCTTCGACCTTTGATCAAAGAGACTGCCTCTAAAATAGAAACTCTTGCACCGTATGATGCACAAACAGGACCTGCAAAAAGAGGAGACGATGTCATTATCAATCGTCATTTAGATTTATTACAAAACGACTCTCGTTTATTAGAAATCTATCAAGTGCTCACCAAATCAATCAAAAGAACTTATGACAGAGATTAG
- a CDS encoding KdsC family phosphatase, which yields MTEISYKEKLNHIKTIILDVDGVLTDGSLILLPTGEMVRTMNTRDGYAIKLAIEKGIKIAVISGGHDLAVVQRLKYLGLTDIYTKAIDKTEAFNDLLFSYGLQKNEIAYMGDDYPDIEVMKLVGLSSCPNDACMDVRRVAEYISPENGGKGCVRDLIEQILKAQNLWYENDSHVTSD from the coding sequence ATGACAGAGATTAGCTACAAAGAAAAGTTAAACCATATCAAGACCATTATCCTCGATGTAGATGGTGTACTAACAGACGGCTCACTGATTCTTTTACCTACAGGAGAAATGGTAAGAACCATGAATACACGCGACGGCTACGCTATAAAACTGGCTATAGAAAAAGGCATAAAAATAGCGGTTATTTCTGGCGGACATGACCTGGCAGTTGTTCAACGTCTAAAATATCTAGGACTAACGGATATTTATACCAAAGCGATTGACAAAACAGAAGCATTCAATGATTTACTTTTTAGTTATGGTCTACAAAAAAATGAAATCGCCTATATGGGCGATGATTATCCGGATATCGAAGTGATGAAATTGGTAGGATTATCCAGTTGCCCCAATGATGCTTGCATGGATGTACGCCGTGTTGCCGAATATATATCACCCGAAAATGGTGGAAAAGGTTGCGTTCGCGACTTAATCGAACAGATTCTAAAAGCTCAAAATCTTTGGTACGAAAACGATTCTCATGTCACATCCGATTGA
- a CDS encoding Maf family nucleotide pyrophosphatase, whose product MSHPIDTKSFNLILGSQSPRRKALLQEMGFSFSCISLDIDEQFDREKYKAAEITDHLARKKANAYPDLQARDILITSDTTVWVNNQSLEKASSEKEAIEMIRSLSNQKHSVYTSVCIKSIHQEKTFSDETKVYFRTITDEEITYYVQNYRPYDKAGAYGIQEWIGLIGIEKIEGNYFTVMGLPTTLLYYELKQFVEQESLYYNT is encoded by the coding sequence ATGTCACATCCGATTGATACAAAAAGTTTCAACCTAATCTTAGGTTCTCAATCACCAAGAAGAAAAGCCCTTTTGCAGGAAATGGGTTTTTCTTTTTCGTGCATTAGTCTTGATATCGATGAACAATTCGATCGAGAAAAATACAAAGCTGCAGAAATTACCGATCATCTTGCCAGAAAAAAAGCAAACGCTTATCCCGATTTACAAGCAAGAGATATTTTGATAACATCAGACACCACGGTTTGGGTAAATAATCAGTCATTGGAAAAAGCATCATCAGAAAAAGAAGCCATCGAAATGATACGCTCATTGTCCAACCAAAAACATTCAGTCTATACTTCTGTATGTATTAAAAGTATACATCAAGAAAAAACTTTTTCTGATGAAACGAAAGTTTATTTTCGGACCATAACAGACGAAGAAATTACGTATTATGTACAGAACTATCGACCGTACGACAAGGCAGGTGCTTATGGCATACAAGAATGGATAGGATTGATTGGAATAGAAAAAATAGAAGGTAATTATTTTACTGTTATGGGTTTACCAACCACCCTACTCTACTATGAACTGAAACAATTTGTAGAGCAGGAAAGTCTTTATTATAACACTTAA
- the zupT gene encoding zinc transporter ZupT, which yields MEENVLFALALTLIAGLCTGIGSLLSIVYQRFNPKFLCLALAFSAGVMIYVSFVEILGKARSSLMSLYDVKTASIYTTLGFFAGIAFIAVLDRFLPENRLPKNNGKENENDKLMRMGLFAALALGLHNFPEGLATFMGAIADPAYGVGITVAIAIHNIPEGIAVAVPIFYATKSRKKAFTYSFLSGLAEPAGALVGYFILKNLMDDYFFGLIFSSVAGIMVYISLSELIPTANEYGNQRLTLWGIIGGMLLMASSLILLM from the coding sequence ATGGAAGAAAATGTACTTTTTGCATTGGCACTTACCCTGATTGCTGGCTTATGTACAGGTATCGGAAGCTTATTGAGTATTGTATACCAACGTTTCAACCCAAAATTTCTTTGTCTAGCCCTCGCCTTTTCTGCCGGTGTAATGATCTATGTCTCTTTTGTAGAAATCCTAGGAAAAGCCCGAAGCTCTCTCATGTCTCTCTATGATGTGAAAACAGCAAGCATCTACACCACCCTTGGTTTCTTTGCCGGGATAGCTTTTATTGCTGTCCTTGATCGGTTTTTACCAGAAAATCGACTTCCCAAAAATAATGGTAAAGAAAACGAAAACGATAAACTTATGCGTATGGGACTTTTTGCAGCCTTGGCCTTGGGCTTGCACAATTTCCCCGAAGGTTTGGCAACTTTTATGGGTGCAATAGCCGACCCTGCATATGGAGTCGGGATTACCGTAGCAATCGCAATTCATAATATCCCCGAAGGTATTGCCGTAGCAGTGCCAATTTTTTATGCCACAAAAAGTAGAAAAAAAGCTTTCACTTACTCATTTCTTTCTGGTTTGGCAGAACCAGCTGGCGCCTTGGTAGGTTATTTTATTTTGAAGAATTTAATGGATGACTATTTTTTTGGCTTGATCTTTTCGAGTGTTGCCGGAATCATGGTTTATATCTCACTTAGCGAACTAATCCCTACAGCAAACGAATACGGAAATCAACGATTGACGCTTTGGGGAATAATTGGCGGGATGCTCCTTATGGCTTCAAGTCTTATTTTACTAATGTAA
- the obgE gene encoding GTPase ObgE → MQTNFVDYVKIHCTSGHGGAGSAHLHREKYIDKGGPDGGDGGRGGHIILQGNRNLWTLLEYKFQKHFRAERGGNGGASRSTGKDGKDIYLEVPIGTIAKDEQGNVIGEITEDQQQIILMRGGKGGLGNWHFRSATRQTPRYAQPGLEGQEGWITLELKVLADVGLVGFPNAGKSTLLSVITAAKPKIGDYAFTTLTPNLGIVNYRDHQSFIMADIPGIIEGAAEGKGLGHRFLRHIERNSTLLFLIPADADDYQKEYDILVNELKKYNPELLDKSRVLAISKSDMLDDELKAQIKKQLPIDIETVFISAVAHLGLTELKDLLWKKLHEE, encoded by the coding sequence ATGCAGACGAATTTTGTTGATTATGTAAAAATACATTGTACAAGTGGACACGGAGGAGCCGGATCAGCACATTTGCATCGAGAAAAATACATCGATAAAGGTGGTCCAGATGGTGGCGATGGTGGCCGTGGTGGTCATATCATCCTACAAGGAAACCGAAATCTATGGACCTTGTTAGAGTATAAATTCCAAAAACATTTTCGTGCCGAGCGAGGCGGAAATGGAGGGGCATCGCGTTCTACCGGAAAAGATGGGAAAGATATTTACCTCGAAGTGCCCATTGGGACAATTGCCAAAGACGAACAGGGAAATGTGATTGGTGAAATTACAGAAGATCAGCAACAAATAATCCTGATGCGAGGTGGGAAAGGAGGTTTGGGAAACTGGCATTTTCGTTCAGCAACAAGACAAACTCCGCGTTATGCACAACCAGGCCTAGAAGGGCAAGAAGGATGGATTACTTTAGAACTGAAGGTTTTGGCCGATGTTGGTTTAGTTGGTTTTCCGAATGCTGGAAAATCTACTTTGTTATCGGTAATTACCGCAGCTAAGCCTAAAATTGGCGACTATGCTTTTACGACCTTGACACCGAATTTAGGGATTGTAAATTACCGTGATCATCAATCATTTATCATGGCCGATATTCCTGGAATTATAGAAGGTGCGGCCGAAGGAAAAGGACTTGGACATCGTTTCTTGAGACATATCGAACGAAATTCTACTTTGTTGTTTTTGATTCCGGCCGATGCCGATGACTATCAAAAAGAGTATGATATTCTTGTTAATGAACTGAAAAAATACAATCCCGAATTGTTGGATAAATCACGTGTATTGGCTATTTCTAAAAGTGATATGTTGGATGATGAGTTGAAAGCTCAAATCAAAAAACAACTCCCGATTGATATAGAAACTGTTTTTATTTCGGCAGTGGCACATCTTGGTTTAACCGAACTGAAAGACCTTCTTTGGAAGAAATTACACGAGGAATAA
- a CDS encoding quinone-dependent dihydroorotate dehydrogenase translates to MYDIIKSFLFRKEPEAAHYFVMNNLKRWKNFPLVQTLLQSTLQTSSNQKPIHVMGLDFINPVGIAAGFDKNAEYIEELALLGFGYVEIGTVTPLPQPGNPAPRLMRLRKDKALINRMGFNNNGVDYAVEQLKKTKRNRLIVGGNIGKNKITPNDKAVEDYLICFRKLFDYVDYFVVNVSSPNTPGLRELQEKEPLLYILQTLQKENEQKNKPKPILLKIAPDLSTDQLDDIIEIVEQANIAGIVATNTTLSRDGLVSEQELTQEIGGLSGRPLMEKSTEVLQYLHTKIQKDKVLIGVGGIHTAKDAICKQEAGASLVQLYTGFIYEGPQLIQSIKKAWISTQK, encoded by the coding sequence ATGTACGATATTATCAAATCTTTTCTATTTAGAAAAGAACCCGAAGCGGCTCATTATTTTGTGATGAATAATCTGAAACGATGGAAAAACTTTCCTTTGGTTCAGACACTACTTCAATCAACTCTACAAACTTCATCCAACCAAAAGCCAATTCATGTGATGGGTTTAGATTTTATAAATCCTGTTGGCATTGCAGCTGGCTTTGATAAGAATGCAGAGTATATTGAAGAGCTGGCTCTTTTAGGGTTTGGGTATGTTGAAATAGGGACGGTAACGCCTTTGCCACAACCCGGAAATCCTGCGCCACGATTGATGCGTTTACGTAAAGATAAAGCACTGATTAACCGAATGGGCTTCAACAACAATGGAGTAGATTATGCGGTAGAACAACTAAAGAAAACCAAACGAAATCGGTTGATTGTTGGTGGCAATATCGGCAAAAATAAAATTACCCCGAACGATAAAGCGGTAGAGGATTATCTTATCTGTTTCAGGAAATTATTTGATTATGTTGATTACTTTGTAGTGAATGTGAGTTCGCCCAATACGCCTGGTTTGCGAGAATTACAAGAAAAAGAACCCTTACTGTATATATTGCAAACCCTACAAAAAGAAAACGAACAAAAGAATAAACCAAAGCCTATTCTCCTAAAAATTGCTCCTGATTTATCTACCGATCAGTTGGATGATATTATCGAAATCGTAGAACAAGCCAATATTGCAGGTATTGTAGCTACCAATACGACACTTTCTCGTGATGGCCTTGTATCAGAGCAAGAATTGACCCAAGAAATTGGCGGTTTGAGTGGTAGACCTCTGATGGAAAAATCGACTGAAGTACTTCAATATCTTCATACCAAAATACAAAAAGACAAAGTATTGATTGGTGTTGGAGGAATCCATACTGCGAAAGATGCAATCTGCAAACAAGAAGCTGGAGCATCTTTGGTACAATTATACACGGGTTTTATTTATGAAGGACCACAATTGATACAATCTATAAAAAAAGCCTGGATTTCTACCCAAAAATAA
- a CDS encoding rhomboid family intramembrane serine protease, translating to MATSLPKKAIRFPILLLLPIWAVFLLNLNGFLDGECYGVFPRHLAGLKGVLLSPLFHSSWEHILSNTFPLFFLSLLSILLYDRITYLVVFFGWIFSGILLWFIGDLPWFDETVGCHIGASSVVYVLASFLFFSGLIRKDRSTMAVSLIVIFLYGSFIWGILPENILPTLKMNANKNPISWEGHLSGFLVGLVLALYFRKLGPQKQTYYWEDENVYDPKAEALWQAYLEQEELRREYEEMQENPIKIHYHLKKDDDTSEEKNLKVIMVRVFFIL from the coding sequence ATGGCGACATCTTTACCAAAAAAAGCAATTCGTTTCCCTATTTTGCTCTTGCTTCCCATTTGGGCTGTCTTCCTTCTCAACCTCAACGGTTTTTTAGATGGTGAATGTTATGGTGTTTTTCCTAGACATTTAGCAGGACTGAAAGGGGTTCTTTTGTCTCCGCTTTTTCACTCGAGCTGGGAGCATATCTTGAGCAATACTTTCCCCTTGTTTTTTCTTTCGTTGCTCAGTATTTTATTATATGATAGGATAACCTATTTGGTCGTTTTTTTTGGCTGGATTTTTTCTGGAATTTTACTTTGGTTTATAGGTGATCTTCCTTGGTTCGACGAAACCGTTGGTTGCCATATCGGTGCAAGTAGTGTGGTGTATGTGTTGGCTTCTTTTTTGTTTTTTAGTGGTCTTATCCGTAAAGATCGTAGTACTATGGCTGTATCATTGATTGTGATTTTCTTGTACGGAAGTTTTATTTGGGGAATTCTACCCGAAAATATATTGCCAACCCTAAAAATGAATGCCAATAAAAATCCTATTTCCTGGGAAGGGCATTTGTCTGGTTTTTTGGTGGGATTAGTTTTAGCGCTTTATTTCAGAAAATTAGGCCCGCAGAAACAAACCTATTATTGGGAAGATGAAAACGTGTACGATCCTAAGGCAGAAGCGCTTTGGCAAGCTTATTTGGAACAAGAGGAGCTGAGACGAGAATATGAAGAAATGCAAGAAAATCCAATAAAGATTCATTATCACTTAAAGAAAGATGATGATACCTCAGAAGAAAAAAACCTTAAAGTAATAATGGTTCGAGTTTTTTTTATTTTGTAG